The proteins below come from a single Cannabis sativa cultivar Pink pepper isolate KNU-18-1 chromosome 3, ASM2916894v1, whole genome shotgun sequence genomic window:
- the LOC115709017 gene encoding protein LITTLE ZIPPER 3, translating to MERLNSKLYLQNCYIMKENERLRKKAQILNQENQALLTELKQKLSKTSNTKNNAKNSIPDLNLSSGGSGQNASSSNN from the coding sequence ATGGAAAGATTGAACTCGAAGCTGTACTTGCAGAACTGTTACATAATGAAAGAGAACGAGAGACTTAGGAAGAAAGCTCAGATTTTGAACCAAGAGAATCAAGCTTTGCTTACTGAGCTGAAACAGAAACTTTCCAAGACCAGCAACACAAAAAACAATGCTAAAAACTCTATCCCTGATCTTAATCTGAGCTCAGGTGGTTCTGGTCAAAATGCTTCATCTTCAAACAACTGA
- the LOC115710011 gene encoding uncharacterized protein LOC115710011 — protein sequence MAKQFTVPPVVFPSGGNPGTAPANMQQRRVATAPFQPPRSSGSSIPFMSFDIGSAVGASSSTANIYGGPIGGGLTPGNANFEDEEPLLDELGIHPDQIWKKTKSILNPFRVNPVVYKDSDLSGPILLYMSLCLFQLLAGKIQFGVILGWIVVSSIFLYVVFNMLAGRNGNLDLHTCTSVVGYSMLPVVILSAASLFVPQGGVLRFGVAGVFVLWATRVCTGLMVSLADGGDEHRGLIAYAALLIYTLFSLLVIF from the coding sequence ATGGCGAAGCAGTTCACGGTTCCGCCGGTTGTTTTCCCATCCGGCGGGAATCCCGGCACTGCCCCCGCAAACATGCAGCAACGGCGGGTCGCGACGGCGCCGTTTCAACCCCCTCGGTCCTCTGGTTCAAGTATCCCGTTCATGTCGTTCGATATCGGATCCGCGGTTGGTGCGTCTTCATCCACCGCTAACATCTATGGCGGTCCAATTGGCGGCGGCCTCACCCCTGGAAACGCCAACTTCGAGGACGAAGAACCTCTCCTCGACGAGCTAGGTATTCACCCAGATCAAATCTGGAAAAAGACTAAATCGATCCTTAACCCGTTCCGAGTCAATCCGGTGGTCTACAAGGACTCGGATCTTTCGGGCCCGATCCTACTCTACATGTCTCTCTGCTTATTCCAGTTGTTGGCTGGGAAGATCCAATTCGGCGTGATCTTGGGATGGATCGTCGTCTCATCGATTTTTCTCTATGTGGTTTTCAACATGTTAGCCGGGCGAAATGGAAATCTTGACCTGCACACGTGTACGAGTGTGGTTGGGTACAGTATGTTGCCTGTGGTGATTCTATCGGCGGCGTCTTTGTTTGTTCCACAAGGTGGGGTTTTGAGATTCGGGGTGGCCGGGGTTTTCGTTCTTTGGGCAACGAGGGTTTGCACTGGGCTCATGGTCTCACTCGCCGACGGTGGAGACGAACATCGGGGGTTGATAGCGTATGCGGCCCTTTTAATCTACACTTTGTTTTCGCTTCTCGTTATATTCTAG
- the LOC115708811 gene encoding CAAX prenyl protease 2 — translation MEEGALSKPLAAVACAAMALSYVAILYAPTLVLRLPPPPLYKDFMIRRFICAATSSLVSVVFCYLILPMRSREISYFLGVLGIRMDHIWQAVVFPLSLTCLMYAGSLVLKTLLLIDSFSIYANSSGDTSFGCIKYALRSLLDWGLSITSNILAWRNYVVAPLTEELVFRACMVPLLLCGGFKISSVIFLCPVFFSLAHLNHFMEVYSKQNYNFIKSSLAVGFQLGYTLIFGSYASFLFIRTGNLLAPLVAHVCCNFMGLPVLFSRSKGIVSAAFLAGMVGFLWLLFPMTHPDLYNDRTNNCKCWQGYCSWNEPLKSSL, via the exons ATGGAGGAAGGAGCCCTTTCGAAACCACTGGCGGCGGTGGCTTGCGCCGCAATGGCCTTATCCTACGTCGCCATCCTCTATGCTCCCACTTTAGTCCTTCGTCTTCCGCCTCCGCCGCTCTACAAAGACTTCATGATCCGACGGTTCATATGTGCCGCTACTTCATCTCTTGTATCTGTCGTCTTCTGCTATCTAATTCTTCCC ATGAGAAGCAGGGAAATCTCATATTTTCTTGGCGTTCTGGGCATTCGAATGGATCATATT TGGCAAGCTGTGGTGTTTCCTCTCTCATTGACTTGTTTAATGTATGCTGGATCATTGGTCCTCAAGACTCTGTTATTGATAGATTCCTTTAGTATATACGCGAATTCTAGTGGGGATACTTCCTTTGGATGTATCAAATATGCCCTGAGAAGTCTTCTTGATTGGGGACTCTCGATTACTTCCAATATTTTGGCTTGGCGCAATTATGTTGTG GCTCCACTTACAGAAGAGCTGGTGTTTAGAGCATGTATGGTTCCGTTGCTTCTTTGTGGAGGTTTCAAAATAAGCAGTGTCATATTTCTCTGCCCTGTTTTCTTCAGCTTGG CTCATTTAAACCATTTCATGGAGGTCTACAGCAAGCAAAACTATAACTTCATTAAATCTTCCTTGGCTGTAG GTTTTCAGCTGGGCTACACCCTTATCTTTGGTTCATACGCCTCTTTTCTCTTCATTCGTACGG GGAATCTTCTGGCGCCTTTAGTAGCTCACGTATGCTGCAATTTTATGGGATTGCCAGTGCTTTTCTCAAGAAGCAAAG GCATAGTCAGTGCGGCATTTCTAGCCGGAATGGTTGGTTTCTTGTGGCTTCTTTTTCCCATGACTCACCCGGATTTGTACAATGATAGAACAAATAATTGCAAATGTTGGCAGGGGTATTGTTCTTGGAATGAACCTTTAAAGTCTTCATTGTAA